The following coding sequences lie in one Arachis ipaensis cultivar K30076 chromosome B05, Araip1.1, whole genome shotgun sequence genomic window:
- the LOC107642399 gene encoding disease resistance protein RGA2-like translates to MRLQHFPVLTQIQELSDNLEAIRALFQDAAEEQFKSHAIKDWLKKLSDAMHVLKDILEDCSMESNRLQSEGWLARFQPKTILFRHAISKRMKDMVKRFQRIDDDRRRFQLPLGVRQRQQEDDDQRLTGSAIPEHQMYGRDQDKHKIVDFLTEHASSIDGLSVYPIVGMAGLGKTTLARWVFNDERVIQHFDLRIWVCVSTNFNMMRILQSIVESSTGVNPNLSTLEAMQNKVQQVLLDKRCLLVLDDVWDNIKWEDLKSVLHYGGTKSVSILVTTRDQIVASVMETCPTHHLQPLPKDENWSLFTHYAFGPNKEQPAKLVEIGKEIVRRCVGNPLASKVVGSLLRNKREEKQWLNVLESKFWDIDAVMGALRLSYFHLNPSARQCFCFCALYPEDFRISKEQLIHLWMANGLIKSKGHLEVEDVGNQQWKELLQRSFFQEVSIDKYGNTTFKIHDLFLDLAHSIVGEEYKAYDESASLTNLSTRVHHVSYSGLPELNQNNLKNIESLRTFIDLDPAISNIFLMPPVIVLRKEQLCNSLRALRTGSSELSALKSLTHLRYLNIYNSYITKLPKCVSRLQKLQILKLEQCYLLTCLSKHILKLKDLRHLLIDGCQSLVEMPPKMGELKQLKTLNIFIVDSKAKHGLAELHDLQLGGRLHIKGLENVQSEHDAREANLMSKKELSYLYLSWNSNSNSNSNSLCISPERVLEALEPPHNLKNFGIKGYRGSQFPGWVRNTNIFSSLVNVILVDCNNCEQIPPLGKLPHLESLYVSGMKDVKYIDEDSYDGVEEKVAFKSLKELTLIKLPKLERIVRDEGVEMLPLVSKLTISCSPNMKLPLLQSVEVLQIEGLESDNEDVASVLEEIFLSVRCVKQLTIHRFPKLKVLPQELGTLCSLQELDIDDCVELESLAENVFQGLSSLRRLTIYDCPRLKSLSSVVEHLTCLESLRIFFCPELMTLPTNMNKLTALHDVSIGGRVPEGLQCIPSLKSLILVEVDSLPEWLGNMTSLERLCIGGSPRIRSLPSSFRNLTNLRSLTIEKCAGLEQRCQRETGQDWPNIAHVPRVELIPMQQQRYTCWEIAKLIWNTRKSNIPRHPGFTTFDEMIEDLHEQKQD, encoded by the exons ATGAGATTGCAGCACTTTCCGGTGTTGACTCAGATCCAAGAGCTGTCTGATAATCTCGAGGCAATCCGTGCATTGTTCCAAGATGCTGCAGAGGAGCAATTCAAAAGCCATGCCATAAAGGACTGGCTGAAAAAGCTTTCCGATGCCATGCACGTGTTGAAAGATATCTTGGAAGATTGTTCAATGGAATCCAATCGACTTCAAAGTGAAGGGTGGTTAGCCCGCTTCCAACCCAAGACTATTTTGTTTCGTCATGCTATCAGCAAGAGGATGAAAGACATGGTCAAGAGGTTCCAGCGTATTGATGATGATAGGAGAAGGTTTCAGCTGCCTTTGGGAGTCAGACAGAGGCAACAAGAAGATGATGATCAGAGGCTAACTGGTTCTGCCATCCCTGAGCACCAGATGTATGGAAGAGACCAAGATAAACACAAGATTGTAGATTTTCTCACAGAGCATGCCAGTAGCATTGATGGCCTCTCTGTGTATCCCATTGTTGGCATGGCAGGACTTGGAAAAACAACACTTGCTCGATGGGTCTTCAATGACGAGAGGGTGATCCAGCATTTTGATTTGAGAATTTGGGTTTGTGTTTCCACAAACTTCAATATGATGAGAATTCTACAGTCCATTGTAGAATCCTCCACCGGAGTGAACCCAAACCTCTCCACTTTAGAAGCAATGCAAAACAAAGTTCAACAAGTGTTGCTGGACAAACGGTGTTTGCTTGTTCTAGATGATGTGTGGGACAATATCAAATGGGAAGACTTAAAGTCCGTGTTGCATTATGGAGGAACCAAAAGTGTTTCAATTTTGGTCACGACACGTGATCAGATTGTTGCATCTGTCATGGAAACATGCCCTACTCATCACTTACAGCCATTACCTAAGGATGAGAATTGGTCATTGTTCACACACTATGCATTTGGCCCAAACAAGGAGCAGCCTGCAAAGCTGGTGGAGATTGGCAAGGAAATCGTCAGAAGATGTGTGGGTAATCCCCTTGCATCCAAAGTTGTTGGAAGCCTTTTGCGTAATAAAAGAGAGGAAAAACAATGGCTCAATGTGTTGGAAAGTAAGTTTTGGGACATTGATGCTGTCATGGGTGCTTTGAGACTAAGTTATTTTCATTTGAACCCATCAGCACGGCAATGCTTTTGTTTTTGTGCTCTCTATCCTGAAGATTTTCGAATCTCAAAGGAACAGCTAATTCATCTTTGGATGGCCAATGGACTTATTAAATCCAAAGGGCATTTGGAGGTTGAAGATGTTGGTAACCAGCAATGGAAGGAGCTGCTCCAGAGATCATTTTTTCAAGAAGTATCGATTGACAAGTATGGAAACACCACCTTCAAGATCCATGACTTATTCCTTGATCTTGCCCACTCCATAGTGGGAGAAGAGTATAAAGCTTATGATGAGTCTGCAAGCTTGACCAATTTGTCAACAAGGGTCCACCATGTAAGTTACTCTGGCTTGCCTGAGTTAAATCAGAATAACTTGAAGAATATTGAGTCCTTGAGGACCTTTATTGATCTTGATCCAGCAATTAGCAATATCTTCCTTATGCCTCCAGTAATCGTTTTGCGTAAAGAGCAGTTATGTAATTCTCTCCGAGCATTGCGTACAGGATCTTCTGAACTCTCTGCACTGAAGAGTTTAACACATTTGAGGTACTTGAATATCTACAATAGTTACATTACAAAGTTGCCAAAATGTGTTTCTAGGCTGCAGAAATTGCAAATTCTAAAGCTAGAACAATGCTATTTGCTTACTTGTCTGTCCAAACACATATTGAAGCTGAAGGATCTCAGGCATCTCTTAATTGATGGATGTCAGTCATTAGTAGAAATGCCTCCAAAAATGGGGGAGTTGAAACAACTGAAAACACTGAATATTTTTATTGTGGATTCAAAAGCCAAACATGGCTTAGCAGAGTTACATGATTTACAGCTTGGTGGAAGACTACACATTAAAGGTCTCGAGAATGTCCAGAGCGAACATGATGCTAGAGAGGCTAATTTGATGAGTAAGAAGGAGCTGAgttatttatatttgtcttggaatTCTAATTCTAATTCTAATTCTAATTCATTATGCATTAGTCCGGAGAGAGTACTTGAAGCCCTTGAGCCTCCCCATAATCTCAAGAATTTTGGGATTAAGGGTTATAGGGGATCACAATTCCCTGGTTGGGTGAGAAATACTAACATCTTTTCAAGCTTAGTTAATGTTATACTCGTTGACTGCAACAACTGTGAGCAGATTCCTCCACTTGGTAAATTACCACATTTAGAAAGTCTTTATGTATCTGGTATGAAAGATGTGAAGTACATTGATGAAGACTCGTATGATGGCGTGGAGGAGAAGGTGGCCTTTAAGTCCCTAAAGGAGCTAACTTTGATAAAGTTGCCAAAGTTAGAGAGGATTGTAAGGGACGAAGGAGTAGAGATGCTCCCACTTGTTTCCAAATTAACCATTTCATGCAGCCCCAATATGAAGTTGCCACTCCTTCAATCTGTGGAGGTACTTCAAATTGAAGGATTGGAATCTGACAATGAAGACGTGGCTTCCGTTCTGGAAGAAATCTTTCTGAGTGTGCGTTGTGTTAAACAGCTCACGATTCATAGGTTTCCCAAACTGAAGGTGTTACCTCAAGAACTGGGCACCCTATGCTCACTCCAGGAACTGGATATTGATGATTGTGTTGAGCTTGAGTCCTTGGCAGAGAATGTTTTTCAAGGCTTGAGTTCTCTTCGAAGATTGACCATTTACGATTGTCCAAGACTAAAATCCTTGTCTAGTGTTGTGGAACACCTAACTTGTCTTGAGTCCCTTCGTATCTTTTTTTGCCCAGAATTGATGACTCTACCAACTAACATGAATAAGCTAACTGCCCTCCATGATGTTAGTATCGGTGGTAGAGTACCAGAAGGTCTTCAATGTATCCCATCCCTCAAATCTCTGATACTAGTTGAAGTCGATTCATTGCCAGAATGGTTGGGAAATATGACTTCTCTGGAACGCTTATGCATTGGTGGCTCTCCAAGGATAAGGTCACTTCCAAGTAGCTTTCGAAACCTGACAAACTTGCGTTCCCTCACAATTGAGAAATGTGCTGGGCTGGAGCAGCGATGCCAGAGAGAGACAGGGCAAGATTGGCCAAACATTGCTCACGTTCCACGCGTTGAGTTGATTCCCATGCAGCAACAGAGATATACGTGTTGGG AAATTGCCAAATTGATATGGAATACGAGGAAGTCAAACATACCAAGACATCCAGGTTTTACTACATTTGACGAAATGATTGAAGATCTCCATGAGCAGAAGCAAGATTAG
- the LOC107642400 gene encoding probable methyltransferase PMT20 has translation MKHKDGKPINHPDKNRNVSLAITVIVLCGASFYLGGVFSSGKDPVVAITDHRNMDSSSETSVSLVAKAISFPECSKEYQDYTPCTDPKRWRKYGTYRLTLLERHCPPIFERKECLVPPPNGYKPPIRWPKSRDECWYRNVPYDWINKQKSNQHWLRKEGDKFQFPGGGTMFPNGVGEYVDLMQDLIPGMKDGTVRTAIDTGCGVASWGGDLLDRGILTVSLAPRDNHEAQVQFALERGIPAILGVISTQRLPFPANSFDMAHCSRCLIPWTEFGGLYLLEIHRILRPGGFWVLSGPPVNYERRWRGWNTTVEEQKSDYDKLQDLLTSLCFKLYNKKDDIAVWQKAKDNNCYDKLPRETYPPKCDDSLDANAGWYTPLRHCFMVPEPKYKKSALTYMPKWPERLNYAPERLMLVHGASSSTFSHDNSKWKKRIQHYKKLLPDLGTSKIRNVMDMNTVYGGFAAALINDPLWVMNVVSSYGKNTLPVVYDRGLIGTFQDWCEAFSTYPRTYDLLHLDGLFTAESHRCEMKYVLLEMDRILRPTGHAIIRESTYFVDAIATIAKGMRWTCRIENTEYSSEKEKVLICQKKLWQSSSSR, from the exons ATGAAGCATAAAGATGGAAAACCGATCAACCATCCAGACAAGAACAGGAATGTCAGCTTGGCAATCACAGTTATTGTTCTATGTGGAGCATCTTTCTACCTCGGTGGAGTCTTTTCTTCTGGAAAGGATCCTGTTGTCGCCATCACCGATCATAGGAACATGGACTCTTCTTCAGAAACATCGGTTTCTCTAGTAGCTAAAGCCATCAGTTTCCCAGAATGCAGCAAGGAATATCAAGACTACACCCCATGCACAGATCCAAAG AGATGGAGAAAGTATGGGACGTATCGGCTCACCTTGTTGGAACGCCATTGCCCTCCGATTTTTGAGAGGAAAGAATGCTTAGTTCCTCCTCCAAATGGATATAAGCCTCCAATTAGATGGCCAAAGAGTAGAGATGAATGTTGGTACAg GAATGTGCCATATGACTGGATTAACAAGCAAAAATCTAATCAGCATTGGTTGAGAAAGGAAGGTGACAAATTCCAGTTTCCTGGTGGAGGTACCATGTTCCCCAATGGTGTTGGTGAATATGTTGATTTAATGCAAGATCTGATCCCAGGAATGAAAGATGGAACTGTGAGAACTGCCATTGATACTGGTTGTGGG GTTGCTAGCTGGGGAGGTGACTTGTTGGATCGAGGGATTCTAACTGTTTCTCTTGCTCCAAGAGATAACCATGAAGCTCAGGTTCAATTCGCTCTAGAGCGTGGTATCCCTGCAATTCTTGGTGTCATTTCTACACAGAGATTACCATTCCCAGCAAACTCCTTTGATATGGCTCACTGCTCCAGATGCCTTATCCCATGGACAGAATTCG GTGGACTTTATCTCCTCGAAATACACCGTATTCTTCGTCCCGGAGGATTCTGGGTCTTGTCCGGCCCACCAGTCAACTATGAGCGCAGGTGGCGAGGATGGAACACGACCGTGGAAGAGCAAAAATCAGACTACGATAAGTTGCAAGATTTGCTAACTTCATTGTGCTTCAAGTTGTACAACAAAAAGGATGATATTGCTGTGTGGCAGAAGGCAAAAGACAACAATTGCTATGATAAGCTTCCAAGAGAGACCTATCCTCCGAAATGTGATGACAGCCTTGATGCTAATGCAGGATGGTACACGCCACTCCGTCATTGTTTCATGGTTCCAGAACCAAAGTATAAGAAATCAGCTCTAACATACATGCCTAAGTGGCCTGAGCGATTGAACTACGCACCTGAACGGCTTATGCTCGTCCATGGCGCCAGTTCTAGTACTTTTAGTCATGATAACAGCAAGTGGAAGAAGCGCATTCAGCACTACAAGAAGTTGTTGCCTGATCTTGGAACTAGCAAGATTAGGAATGTGATGGACATGAACACAGTATATGGAGGTTTCGCTGCAGCCTTGATCAATGATCCCCTGTGGGTTATGAATGTGGTCTCATCTTATGGCAAGAATACGCTCCCTGTGGTCTATGATCGCGGCCTCATTGGAACCTTCCAGGACTG GTGTGAAGCTTTCTCGACATATCCTCGTACTTATGATCTCCTTCATCTTGATGGACTCTTCACTGCAGAAAGCCACAG ATGTGAGATGAAGTATGTGTTGCTGGAGATGGACAGAATTTTGAGACCTACTGGGCACGCTATCATTAGGGAGTCTACTTATTTTGTGGATGCAATTGCAACCATTGCCAAGGGTATGAGATGGACATGCCGCATAGAGAACACGGAGTACAGCAGCGAGAAAGAGAAGGTATTGATATGCCAGAAGAAGCTATGGCAGTCATCCAGTTCAAGATGA